The following proteins are co-located in the Oceanispirochaeta sp. M1 genome:
- a CDS encoding FapA family protein, translating into MSIEFRGSLKVEIDSKCLFAKIKFTPLDSADPHSLDSLKELLAAEGIVFGIDQEKLEETAIEFSEAMEPYLSDVIASGEVPKPGSGQTYDFSEFKYPPNLEKVVEKIRSMNKVPLVYQTMKVMVMKDKRVKDKGLFKSGKEKIITVEEEEEKKIRVDVSPAIRELGFFEKGDVICTVVTGSGEPSDGKDIKGNVLKAPTSIEGEFYPGRNIQKEKSEFIAAETGFVRKGENWLDLIPFQNHSWSLRVSNNKVDCYIDIIAGHKSAPPPDINIVMQAVKKLSFSDESLLDESQIKKLIISGCRSEGAQSFCLTKDRDGSFDLELNSLKTEANLHLYKGSGRGRALNLKQAWARVLDLKIAGFEAERVKKKILDFNSSEDREVTIFLARGEDPRRGDDREIILEAEYLADNDIQLIKERIKERNQKFPSFKDFPPDEIEKMAKVSKGTKLFHIGQQKGGKDGRDIFGKVIKGIEGNDPILNVYENIAIQEGIATSKIDGILDYCCKEMVYSLRVREHQDAKIIVSLSDNHMSATISFLSPQGSGSPVTRERIATALEQNGIVEGILDDEITNICSLGEEGKIVTDHLVAQGQIPFQGEQSLKFLVDLEPGKKNTVPVEEGEIVAELGQKGDSSSTGFNVLGEQLYGEDDKGIEREKNVLQEEIDGQQVLKAGAKGLLCIENGRIYIKEKQTIRGDVSRATGNVQFPGSVAISGSVLSGIFVNAGKDLTVMEVVEASLLTAGGNIMIGKGVKGDKKAVLRSGGSISVGFAESTNIMVTDILKIKKALMNCIVKCNGQLKSDSEDTRIIGGILKVKNGLSAGTLGSEREIKTYISFGQDYLVEDQINVVSREIEKINEQLPQIDSQLALAEEKQNQKKLMALRKKKVQMLKILEKKGIKNFFLKEKFEIHYDSEVRVSNTIFPGVVFESHGRSLEIKEKMTSVTVFFDSSTGKITTRSIS; encoded by the coding sequence ATGAGTATAGAATTCAGAGGCAGCTTAAAAGTAGAAATAGATTCTAAATGTCTATTTGCGAAAATAAAATTTACTCCCCTGGACAGTGCTGACCCGCACAGTCTTGATAGTTTAAAAGAACTCTTAGCCGCTGAAGGGATTGTCTTCGGTATCGATCAGGAAAAACTGGAAGAAACTGCCATAGAATTTTCTGAAGCCATGGAGCCCTATCTTTCAGATGTAATAGCATCAGGAGAAGTGCCCAAGCCCGGCAGCGGGCAGACCTATGATTTCTCTGAATTCAAATACCCCCCGAACCTGGAAAAAGTTGTAGAAAAAATAAGGTCCATGAACAAGGTTCCTCTGGTCTATCAGACCATGAAGGTCATGGTTATGAAGGACAAGCGGGTAAAAGATAAGGGTCTATTCAAGAGTGGAAAAGAGAAAATAATCACTGTTGAAGAGGAAGAGGAGAAGAAGATCAGGGTCGATGTCTCTCCTGCTATCAGGGAGCTTGGATTTTTTGAGAAGGGTGATGTCATCTGTACTGTTGTCACCGGTTCCGGAGAGCCTTCTGATGGGAAGGATATAAAAGGAAATGTGCTGAAGGCTCCTACCTCTATTGAAGGTGAGTTTTACCCGGGTCGCAATATCCAGAAGGAAAAATCAGAGTTTATTGCCGCAGAGACCGGTTTTGTCAGAAAAGGAGAAAACTGGCTGGATCTGATTCCTTTTCAGAATCACAGCTGGAGTCTACGGGTCAGTAATAATAAGGTTGACTGTTATATCGATATAATTGCCGGGCATAAATCGGCACCTCCCCCAGATATTAACATTGTTATGCAGGCTGTTAAAAAACTCTCATTTTCTGATGAGAGCCTGCTTGATGAGTCTCAGATTAAAAAACTTATTATCAGCGGCTGCCGCTCTGAAGGTGCTCAGTCTTTCTGCCTGACCAAAGACCGGGATGGATCATTTGATCTGGAATTGAATTCTCTAAAGACCGAAGCAAATCTTCATCTATATAAAGGCTCCGGACGGGGCCGGGCTCTGAACCTCAAGCAGGCCTGGGCCAGGGTGTTGGATCTTAAAATTGCCGGTTTTGAGGCTGAGCGGGTTAAAAAAAAGATTCTTGATTTCAACAGTTCTGAAGATCGGGAAGTTACTATTTTTCTTGCCAGAGGCGAAGATCCCAGAAGAGGGGATGATAGAGAAATCATTCTGGAAGCCGAATATCTGGCAGATAATGATATTCAGTTGATAAAAGAGAGAATAAAAGAGCGGAATCAGAAATTTCCCTCTTTCAAAGATTTTCCTCCCGATGAAATAGAAAAAATGGCCAAAGTAAGTAAGGGTACAAAACTCTTTCATATCGGTCAGCAGAAAGGCGGCAAGGACGGAAGGGATATTTTCGGCAAGGTTATAAAAGGGATAGAAGGTAATGATCCTATCCTCAATGTATATGAAAATATCGCTATCCAGGAGGGAATCGCCACATCAAAAATTGATGGAATTCTTGATTACTGCTGTAAGGAAATGGTTTATTCTCTCCGTGTCCGTGAACATCAGGATGCTAAGATTATCGTCTCTCTTTCAGATAATCATATGTCTGCAACAATTTCATTTTTATCTCCCCAGGGAAGCGGTTCTCCTGTTACCAGAGAGAGAATTGCTACAGCCCTTGAGCAAAACGGCATAGTTGAGGGAATTCTTGATGATGAGATCACTAATATCTGCAGTCTCGGGGAAGAGGGCAAAATAGTAACCGATCACCTTGTCGCTCAGGGACAGATTCCTTTTCAGGGAGAACAGTCTCTGAAGTTTCTTGTAGATCTTGAACCTGGAAAGAAAAATACAGTTCCTGTTGAAGAGGGTGAGATTGTTGCCGAGCTGGGACAGAAAGGTGATTCTTCATCAACGGGTTTTAATGTTCTGGGAGAACAGCTCTATGGAGAGGATGACAAAGGGATAGAACGGGAGAAGAATGTTCTCCAGGAAGAGATTGATGGACAGCAGGTTCTGAAAGCCGGTGCCAAGGGTCTTCTCTGTATTGAAAACGGCAGGATTTATATCAAGGAAAAACAGACTATCAGAGGAGATGTTTCCAGGGCTACCGGTAATGTTCAGTTTCCCGGGTCAGTAGCAATCTCAGGTTCTGTTCTCTCCGGAATTTTTGTCAATGCGGGGAAAGATCTGACTGTCATGGAGGTTGTTGAAGCCTCCCTCCTGACAGCCGGTGGAAATATTATGATTGGAAAGGGAGTCAAGGGAGACAAAAAGGCTGTCCTGCGCTCAGGGGGCAGTATCTCTGTAGGATTTGCCGAGTCGACCAATATAATGGTTACTGATATCCTGAAAATTAAAAAAGCCCTGATGAACTGTATCGTCAAGTGCAACGGTCAGCTGAAATCTGATTCAGAAGATACCAGAATCATAGGGGGTATTCTGAAAGTGAAAAACGGTTTGAGTGCCGGTACTCTTGGATCTGAACGTGAGATAAAGACTTATATTTCTTTCGGCCAGGATTATCTGGTGGAGGACCAGATAAATGTTGTAAGCCGTGAAATAGAGAAGATCAATGAGCAGCTTCCTCAGATTGATTCTCAGCTTGCTTTAGCTGAAGAGAAACAAAATCAGAAAAAGCTGATGGCTCTGCGTAAGAAGAAAGTCCAGATGCTGAAGATTCTGGAGAAGAAGGGGATTAAAAACTTTTTTTTGAAAGAAAAATTTGAGATTCACTATGATTCTGAAGTGAGAGTCAGTAATACTATTTTTCCCGGAGTTGTCTTTGAGAGTCATGGACGTTCCTTGGAAATTAAAGAAAAAATGACATCTGTCACTGTCTTTTTTGACAGTTCAACCGGTAAAATAACTACCAGATCAATATCCTGA
- the lgt gene encoding prolipoprotein diacylglyceryl transferase, protein MLYIYFPEWIKPEIIPGLPVRWYGLMYLLAFGVAFLLFRRQMKEESIEVSDDDVSNLFFYLILGLILGARLISALVYDTSGIYWRKPWLIFWPFMGGRFVGLQGMSYHGGLIGAVLGGILFSYKNKWYFPAMADRIVLGVPLGYTFGRLGNFINAELYGRVTTSRVGIIFPHAERFSADKQWVQDAAAKIGMDISSMSSVNLPRHPSQLYEAFAEGIVLWLILWFIVRKRKKFEGAVTAWYLIGYGTFRFIIEYFREPDEGLDFPILLGDPSPNYIFSSLLNFTTGQIFCFAMILSGILCLFFFRWKSGRRKGSGLIL, encoded by the coding sequence ATGCTTTATATATATTTTCCTGAATGGATTAAACCCGAGATTATTCCGGGACTTCCGGTCCGCTGGTACGGACTTATGTATCTGTTGGCCTTCGGGGTTGCCTTTCTTTTGTTCAGGCGTCAGATGAAGGAAGAATCAATCGAAGTTAGTGACGACGATGTCTCAAATCTTTTTTTCTATCTGATTCTGGGACTCATTCTGGGAGCTAGACTCATTTCTGCTCTTGTTTACGATACTTCCGGTATTTACTGGCGTAAACCGTGGCTTATCTTTTGGCCCTTTATGGGAGGACGGTTTGTGGGTCTCCAGGGAATGTCCTATCACGGAGGGCTTATAGGTGCTGTCCTTGGGGGAATTCTGTTCTCCTATAAAAATAAATGGTACTTTCCCGCCATGGCGGACAGAATCGTGCTGGGTGTACCCCTGGGTTACACTTTCGGGCGTCTGGGGAATTTTATAAATGCCGAACTTTATGGAAGGGTCACTACATCCAGAGTCGGGATAATCTTTCCTCATGCAGAGCGTTTTTCAGCGGACAAGCAGTGGGTTCAGGATGCGGCTGCGAAAATAGGTATGGATATCTCATCAATGTCATCGGTAAATCTTCCAAGACATCCCTCTCAATTGTATGAAGCTTTTGCAGAAGGGATCGTTCTGTGGCTTATTCTGTGGTTTATTGTTCGAAAACGGAAGAAATTCGAGGGTGCTGTCACGGCTTGGTATCTTATAGGATACGGGACTTTTCGTTTTATTATCGAGTATTTCAGAGAGCCTGATGAAGGATTGGATTTTCCCATATTGCTGGGAGACCCCTCTCCAAACTATATCTTTTCCTCACTTTTGAATTTTACAACGGGACAGATTTTCTGTTTTGCGATGATTCTGTCGGGAATTCTCTGCCTCTTCTTTTTCAGATGGAAAAGCGGCAGGCGTAAAGGATCGGGTTTAATACTTTGA
- a CDS encoding transglutaminase domain-containing protein: MKIRVLVFFVLVLPLFSLSAGEWLLGDSGSSVFLPEGWNLFSQEEQNRISFINPGEDIIFQISVYPGDLYSSDTAMIDNHLEALTILEEDRSQFLYRGSPCTLADLSLDSEGVQIRGWFLFINRDDFDYYLTVITSPDNYENALPLILSCLDGFSPDEQSRSEAGPISSLIASAGSENQISTLEYPEGVLEYEWNDAREEAGRLLIEREASILSAYGEPELFDEAWKRYYQMIYRNSAEDLKDLAAQIQEDFLAVEDTEKARILLQWLQEFEYGSTERFSDLMTSTESLLTRTGDCDSLALIYVILLNTMDIPALLMVSREFSHAMAAVAVPAEGANIPFKDKYYVVAEMTKDVALGQIAADMADINKWVIIPFKDYGQGVLPLGE, encoded by the coding sequence TTGAAAATAAGAGTTCTTGTCTTTTTTGTTCTGGTTTTACCATTGTTTTCCCTCTCTGCAGGAGAGTGGCTTCTTGGTGACAGCGGCAGTTCCGTTTTTCTTCCTGAAGGATGGAATCTGTTTTCTCAGGAGGAACAAAACAGGATCTCTTTTATTAATCCCGGGGAGGATATTATTTTCCAGATATCTGTCTACCCCGGAGATCTTTACAGTTCAGATACTGCCATGATTGATAATCACCTTGAAGCTCTGACCATCCTTGAGGAAGACAGATCCCAGTTTCTGTACAGAGGCAGCCCATGTACTCTGGCGGATCTCAGTCTTGATTCTGAAGGAGTACAGATCAGAGGATGGTTTCTGTTTATAAACAGGGATGATTTTGATTATTATCTTACGGTTATTACTTCCCCCGATAATTATGAAAATGCCCTGCCTCTTATCCTTTCATGCCTGGACGGATTTTCTCCTGACGAACAGAGTCGTAGTGAAGCAGGTCCCATTAGCTCTTTAATTGCATCTGCTGGCAGTGAAAATCAGATAAGTACTCTTGAGTATCCTGAAGGAGTTCTTGAATATGAGTGGAATGATGCCCGCGAAGAGGCCGGCAGACTTCTTATTGAAAGGGAGGCGTCCATACTTTCTGCCTACGGAGAGCCAGAGTTATTTGATGAAGCCTGGAAACGCTATTATCAGATGATTTACAGAAACAGTGCTGAAGATCTGAAGGATCTTGCAGCTCAGATCCAGGAGGATTTTCTGGCAGTTGAAGATACCGAAAAGGCGCGAATTCTTCTGCAATGGCTTCAGGAATTTGAATATGGGAGTACAGAGCGTTTTTCTGATCTTATGACTTCAACCGAGTCTCTTCTTACCCGGACAGGGGACTGTGATTCGTTGGCTTTGATTTATGTCATACTGCTGAACACTATGGATATACCGGCGCTGCTGATGGTTTCCAGGGAATTCAGTCATGCCATGGCGGCAGTTGCTGTTCCCGCCGAAGGAGCCAATATTCCTTTTAAAGACAAGTACTATGTGGTTGCCGAAATGACCAAAGATGTTGCTCTGGGTCAGATCGCAGCAGACATGGCTGACATAAATAAATGGGTGATCATTCCTTTTAAAGACTATGGACAGGGTGTATTGCCTCTGGGAGAGTAG
- a CDS encoding diacylglycerol/polyprenol kinase family protein: protein MPGRENFLFHNDGTASTKRLILDTVQKEFIRKSIHLMIALVPTLAAWNYRLTTMLLIVGILVYTYAEYLRGKGHFVPIISDITALASRDRDKGHFVLGPVTLGLGALAALLLYPHPAATIAIYALAFGDGLSSLAGKLFGGYKIPFTGGKTLSGSLTCFVSVFIAGLTLSGNTTAVLIVAISATFLEALPSKDLDNIIIPIGTGLIAQMILF from the coding sequence ATGCCCGGAAGAGAAAATTTCCTGTTTCACAATGATGGAACAGCAAGTACAAAAAGACTGATTCTTGATACTGTACAAAAAGAATTTATCAGAAAATCAATTCATTTGATGATTGCTCTGGTGCCTACACTGGCAGCGTGGAATTATCGTTTGACGACGATGCTCCTTATCGTCGGGATACTTGTGTACACATATGCTGAATATCTCAGAGGAAAAGGGCATTTTGTTCCTATAATTTCTGATATCACTGCTCTTGCTTCAAGAGATCGTGACAAGGGCCATTTTGTATTGGGACCGGTAACCCTGGGACTCGGTGCTCTGGCTGCACTTCTTCTTTATCCTCATCCGGCGGCAACCATTGCAATCTATGCTCTGGCATTCGGAGATGGACTTTCAAGTCTGGCGGGAAAACTTTTCGGCGGATACAAAATTCCTTTTACCGGCGGTAAGACTTTAAGCGGATCACTTACCTGTTTCGTTTCAGTTTTTATTGCAGGACTGACTCTGTCAGGAAATACAACCGCTGTACTTATTGTTGCAATTTCGGCCACTTTTCTGGAAGCACTTCCTTCAAAAGACCTGGATAATATTATAATTCCAATTGGAACGGGCCTGATAGCCCAGATGATTCTTTTCTGA
- a CDS encoding DUF2259 domain-containing protein → MKKTILLLTALSLVLVGTISAGDKAEYVNLGFSPDGNYFFFGQYGFAADISQSYADLYLVDISKNKFVPAGLFSGEYTGTIEPGQSPDGALFSLLETAGSARKKYNIDYLKKGRPLYIRISDSEESIDVLDFRDFETGSRFSMELIQSADLDDDGKSSDSSFYIEMTFTGSGGVEVPFVIGHPDFKRKGISSYRIERVLTDPENKSIIIIIAKIDNDLNIRYMVETVRIR, encoded by the coding sequence ATGAAGAAGACGATTCTATTACTAACAGCATTAAGCCTGGTTTTGGTAGGTACAATATCAGCCGGTGATAAAGCAGAGTATGTAAATCTGGGTTTTTCCCCTGACGGTAACTATTTTTTCTTTGGACAATATGGTTTTGCTGCAGATATCTCCCAGAGCTATGCAGACCTGTACCTAGTGGACATCAGTAAAAACAAATTTGTTCCCGCAGGTCTTTTCTCAGGAGAATATACCGGGACCATTGAGCCGGGTCAGTCTCCTGACGGAGCGCTGTTTTCTCTTCTGGAAACAGCAGGAAGCGCAAGAAAAAAATATAATATTGATTACCTGAAGAAGGGACGTCCCCTCTATATAAGAATCAGTGACAGCGAAGAGTCTATAGATGTTCTGGATTTCAGAGATTTTGAAACTGGTTCACGTTTTTCAATGGAATTGATTCAGAGTGCTGACCTTGATGATGACGGTAAATCCAGTGATTCATCTTTTTATATTGAGATGACATTCACAGGATCCGGTGGAGTGGAAGTACCGTTCGTAATCGGACATCCTGATTTTAAGCGTAAAGGGATATCATCTTATAGAATAGAGAGGGTTCTGACAGATCCTGAGAATAAATCCATCATCATTATTATTGCAAAAATTGATAATGATCTGAATATCCGATACATGGTGGAGACCGTAAGAATCCGTTGA